The proteins below are encoded in one region of Deltaproteobacteria bacterium:
- a CDS encoding twin-arginine translocase TatA/TatE family subunit, which yields MFGIGVPELVVILVVALFIFGPGKLPEIGSALGKGIRDFKRAFDGKDEIEAPKKSDAGGGTGQSA from the coding sequence ATCGGCGTTCCGGAGCTGGTCGTGATCTTGGTGGTGGCGTTGTTCATTTTCGGCCCGGGCAAGCTGCCGGAGATCGGCAGCGCTTTAGGGAAGGGCATCCGCGATTTCAAGCGCGCCTTCGACGGCAAAGACGAAATCGAGGCGCCTAAGAAATCGGATGCCGGCGGCGGCACCGGCCAGTCGGCCTAG
- a CDS encoding caspase family protein, with amino-acid sequence MAKKALLIGINRYRIPGSDLRGCVNDVKNMRSVLMQYYGFASKDISVLTDLAATTKAIEAGIYKLVAGARAGDVLLLHYSGHGSNVPDKDGDEADHRDEILCPTDLDWKNPLEDDWLRKTFDRLRPGVSLTVIMDCCHSGTNTRALNPPDTPVVERFLPCPWDLVASESGRALRGKLRGTLRSSTRAKRKKKDVVNANIPEVLVSGCRDTQTSADARINGSFNGALTYYLVEAIKASGGALSYRELHQHGAALLKKNGFSQVPQLEGRSPNLDRPFLAPAV; translated from the coding sequence ATGGCCAAGAAGGCACTGCTCATAGGCATCAACCGTTACCGCATCCCGGGATCGGATCTGCGCGGATGCGTGAACGACGTGAAAAACATGCGCTCAGTGCTGATGCAGTATTACGGCTTTGCCAGCAAGGACATCAGCGTGCTCACAGACCTTGCGGCAACGACCAAGGCGATCGAGGCGGGCATTTACAAGTTGGTCGCTGGAGCGCGCGCCGGCGACGTCTTGCTGCTGCACTACTCGGGTCACGGCTCCAATGTCCCTGATAAGGACGGCGACGAGGCGGATCATCGCGACGAGATCCTGTGCCCCACCGACCTCGACTGGAAGAACCCGCTCGAGGACGACTGGCTGCGCAAGACCTTCGATCGACTGCGGCCCGGTGTCAGCCTGACTGTCATCATGGATTGCTGCCACTCGGGAACCAACACCCGCGCGCTCAACCCGCCCGACACGCCGGTGGTCGAGCGCTTCCTGCCGTGCCCCTGGGATCTAGTTGCCAGTGAGTCCGGCCGCGCCCTGCGCGGCAAGCTGCGCGGAACGTTGCGCAGCTCGACGCGGGCGAAGCGCAAGAAGAAAGACGTGGTCAACGCCAACATTCCGGAGGTACTGGTCAGCGGTTGCCGCGACACGCAGACCTCAGCCGACGCGCGGATCAACGGCAGCTTCAACGGCGCGCTGACGTACTACTTGGTGGAGGCGATCAAAGCGTCAGGCGGTGCTCTCTCCTATCGCGAGCTGCACCAGCACGGTGCCGCGTTGCTCAAGAAGAACGGCTTTAGCCAAGTGCCACAGTTGGAAGGGCGTTCGCCCAATCTCGATCGCCCGTTCCTGGCGCCGGCGGTCTAG
- a CDS encoding glycosyltransferase: protein MTQSTAAVALVDRRIAQDPTGQQPKAKGKFLFRGDAKFFLRGVSYGPFAVGSHGSQFPERDLARRDFALMRDAGVNCFRTFTPPPEWLLDLAGENDLVVLTGLPWTEHVCFLDEPGVADAIRKDIAAAAKSLHGHPAVFAMLVGNEIPPDIVRWHGPDRTRAFLNELFGLVKDISPDTLVSYANFPPTEYLDLEFLDFISFNVYLHRERDFRSYLSRLQNLAKDKPLVLTEFGIDSMREGAAEQAEILSWQIRAAFEGGAAGAVVFSWTDDWFTGGFQVEDWAFGLVDRSRRKKPAYHAVQKMYAGQLPPPLPQPPKISVVICAFNAESTMDACMRSLRELRYPNYEIIVVDDGSTDSTRAIAGRYPEAKVIAQPNKGLSVARNIGAEAATGDIVAYTDSDCVVDPDWLTYLAYKFEQNGFVAVGGPNLPPPENARIPACVAASPGGPTHVLLNDEVAEHIPGCNMAFRRSALESVAGFDPVYRAAGDDVDMCWRLQNLGHPIGFSPAAMVWHFRRNTIRAYVKQQMGYGKAEALLYFKHPYRFNLLGQSQWLGRIYGDFTGKLFSSRPVIYHGVFGRGLFQTLYEAPSSLLSYIPFTLEWNVIGLVLLIGSLLAGRYVVLAALPLLTSLLWAVATAWRARLDPRFAGVGSRLLITALVYLGPLMRSAQRYLWRLQGMRPAERIRFENPSQKPKVRWATRQFFLSYWSEEGREKEDLLGSVMQFLILRKHLIAVDQGWNDWDVEVYRGIWSRANVKVAVENHGGAKRYFRVRCAVQLSFLAKLSLAALAGLAGLGFFVRAPEVAEVAILLGAINHGVVIYECFRLSRVLYHALEIVAKSLGLSPALGAAAATA, encoded by the coding sequence ATGACACAAAGCACGGCGGCGGTGGCGCTGGTCGACCGGCGCATCGCGCAGGATCCGACTGGCCAACAGCCCAAAGCCAAGGGGAAATTCCTGTTTCGCGGCGACGCCAAGTTCTTCTTGCGCGGTGTCTCTTACGGCCCGTTTGCGGTGGGCTCACACGGCAGCCAGTTTCCCGAGCGCGACCTGGCCCGGCGTGACTTCGCCCTCATGCGCGACGCCGGGGTGAACTGTTTCCGCACCTTCACGCCTCCGCCCGAGTGGCTGCTCGACCTTGCCGGGGAAAACGACCTGGTGGTTCTCACCGGCCTGCCCTGGACGGAACACGTCTGCTTCCTCGATGAGCCTGGCGTCGCCGATGCCATCCGCAAGGACATCGCCGCCGCGGCCAAGTCCCTCCACGGCCATCCCGCCGTGTTTGCCATGCTGGTGGGCAACGAGATCCCGCCCGACATCGTACGCTGGCACGGTCCCGATCGCACCCGCGCCTTTCTCAACGAGCTCTTCGGTCTGGTGAAGGACATCTCACCCGACACCTTGGTGAGCTACGCCAACTTTCCGCCCACCGAGTACCTCGACCTCGAATTCCTCGACTTCATTTCGTTCAACGTCTACCTGCACCGCGAACGCGACTTTCGCAGCTATCTCTCGCGCCTGCAGAACCTCGCCAAAGACAAGCCCCTGGTGCTGACCGAATTCGGCATCGACTCGATGCGCGAAGGGGCGGCGGAGCAGGCCGAGATCCTGTCGTGGCAGATCCGTGCGGCGTTCGAGGGCGGTGCCGCGGGGGCGGTGGTGTTCTCGTGGACCGATGACTGGTTCACCGGCGGCTTCCAGGTCGAAGACTGGGCCTTCGGCCTGGTGGATCGCAGCCGCCGCAAGAAGCCCGCCTATCACGCGGTGCAGAAGATGTACGCCGGCCAACTGCCGCCGCCGCTGCCGCAGCCGCCGAAGATCTCCGTCGTGATCTGTGCCTTCAATGCCGAGAGCACGATGGATGCGTGCATGCGTTCGTTGCGCGAGCTGCGTTATCCGAATTACGAGATCATCGTCGTCGATGACGGCTCGACCGACTCGACGCGCGCCATCGCCGGGCGCTACCCCGAGGCCAAGGTAATCGCCCAGCCCAACAAAGGGCTGAGTGTGGCCCGCAACATCGGCGCCGAAGCCGCCACCGGCGACATCGTCGCCTACACCGACTCGGATTGCGTCGTTGATCCCGACTGGCTGACGTATTTGGCTTACAAGTTCGAGCAAAACGGTTTCGTCGCCGTCGGCGGTCCGAACCTGCCGCCGCCGGAGAACGCACGCATTCCGGCCTGTGTCGCCGCCTCGCCCGGCGGGCCGACGCACGTCCTGCTCAATGACGAAGTCGCCGAGCACATCCCCGGCTGCAACATGGCTTTTCGGCGTAGTGCGCTGGAGTCGGTGGCCGGATTCGACCCGGTCTACCGCGCCGCCGGCGACGACGTTGACATGTGCTGGCGGCTGCAGAACCTCGGACATCCGATCGGCTTCAGCCCGGCCGCCATGGTGTGGCACTTCCGCCGCAACACCATCCGCGCCTATGTGAAACAGCAGATGGGATACGGCAAAGCCGAGGCGCTGCTGTATTTCAAGCATCCCTACCGCTTCAATTTGCTGGGGCAGTCGCAGTGGCTGGGGCGCATTTACGGCGACTTCACCGGCAAGCTCTTCTCCAGCCGGCCGGTGATTTATCACGGCGTGTTTGGCCGCGGCTTGTTCCAGACCCTCTACGAAGCGCCTTCTTCGTTGCTGTCGTATATCCCGTTCACGCTGGAGTGGAACGTCATCGGCTTGGTGCTGCTGATCGGCTCGCTGCTGGCGGGCCGCTACGTCGTCCTGGCCGCGTTGCCGCTGCTGACTTCGCTGCTGTGGGCGGTAGCGACGGCGTGGCGGGCGCGGCTCGATCCGCGCTTCGCAGGCGTCGGCTCGCGCCTGCTGATTACCGCGCTGGTCTATCTCGGACCGCTGATGCGCAGTGCCCAGCGCTATCTCTGGCGCTTGCAAGGGATGCGGCCGGCTGAACGTATCCGCTTCGAGAATCCTTCGCAGAAACCGAAAGTGCGCTGGGCTACGCGCCAGTTCTTCCTGTCGTATTGGTCGGAAGAGGGGCGCGAGAAGGAAGACCTGCTCGGCTCGGTGATGCAGTTCCTCATTCTCCGCAAGCATCTCATCGCCGTCGATCAAGGCTGGAACGATTGGGACGTGGAGGTCTACCGCGGCATTTGGTCACGCGCCAACGTCAAGGTCGCGGTCGAAAACCACGGCGGCGCCAAGCGCTATTTCCGGGTCCGCTGCGCCGTGCAGCTGTCGTTCTTGGCCAAGTTGTCACTGGCGGCGCTGGCGGGGTTGGCCGGCTTGGGTTTCTTCGTGCGCGCGCCCGAAGTCGCGGAAGTGGCCATCCTGCTCGGCGCTATCAACCACGGCGTGGTGATCTACGAGTGCTTCCGCCTCAGCCGCGTGCTCTACCACGCGCTCGAGATAGTGGCCAAGTCCTTGGGATTGTCCCCGGCGCTGGGCGCCGCAGCGGCGACTGCCTGA
- a CDS encoding ABC transporter ATP-binding protein, whose protein sequence is MARKVLPYVWPYRLPFLVAVGQVLLLAGLEMLKPWPLKIVIDNVLTATPLPWGEPLRSLAPPALLLVAVTALVGTYVLLGAVSVWNNYTTISIGQGMVNDLRSQLYGHLQRLSLAFHSSSSVGDLIYRVTADTYAIQTLAMNGFFPILSAVALLGGMFTVMVRMDWYLTLIALGICPLLVLTIAALNRRMSAMAMQARERESAVYQQVQRGMAAIKVVQAFSREADEHRTFVNQSSASLRSSLKLYTFQTAYSAATSVVLAGGTALVVWVAAQHVWAGTLSVGQMVVFVSYLASLYGPLNSIIQTYGMIHGAKAGVVRVFEILDTAAQVPDGTRELPRAVSGRGAQVRFSGVEFAYRPDRTTLRGVDFSAEPGQVIAIVGATGAGKSTLVSLIPRFYDVTGGSLSVDGVDVRELRLASLRRRISMVLQPPMVFPISIRENIAYSAPSASDGEVERAARLAQAHEFIQRLPERYDTVIGEAGVTLSEGERQRLTIARALLRNTPILILDEPTSSVDASTEAAIMEGLEALMAGRTTFVIAHRLSTVRRADMILVLSDGEIIERGGFNELVARRGAFYTLYAKQFGINEPATPSAGAGVV, encoded by the coding sequence CTGGCCCGCAAAGTATTGCCCTACGTCTGGCCCTACCGATTGCCGTTCCTGGTGGCAGTCGGCCAGGTGCTGTTGCTCGCAGGGCTCGAAATGCTCAAGCCCTGGCCGCTCAAGATCGTCATCGACAACGTGCTGACCGCCACGCCGCTGCCCTGGGGTGAGCCGCTGCGCTCGCTGGCGCCGCCGGCGCTGCTGCTGGTGGCGGTGACCGCGCTGGTGGGAACCTATGTGCTGCTGGGCGCGGTCAGCGTCTGGAACAACTACACCACCATCTCGATCGGGCAGGGCATGGTCAATGATCTGCGCAGTCAGTTGTACGGGCACTTGCAGCGGCTCTCGCTCGCGTTTCACTCGAGTTCCTCGGTCGGCGACCTGATCTACCGCGTCACCGCCGATACCTACGCGATTCAGACCCTGGCGATGAACGGCTTCTTCCCGATTCTGTCGGCGGTGGCCCTGCTGGGCGGGATGTTCACCGTCATGGTGCGGATGGACTGGTACCTGACCCTGATCGCGCTCGGGATTTGCCCGTTGCTGGTGCTGACCATCGCCGCGCTCAACCGGCGGATGAGCGCGATGGCGATGCAGGCGCGCGAGCGCGAGAGCGCGGTCTACCAGCAGGTGCAACGGGGAATGGCGGCGATCAAGGTGGTGCAGGCGTTCTCGCGCGAGGCCGACGAGCACCGCACCTTCGTCAACCAAAGCAGCGCCAGCCTGCGCAGCAGCCTCAAGTTGTACACCTTCCAGACCGCTTACTCCGCTGCCACCAGCGTGGTGCTGGCCGGCGGTACGGCGCTGGTCGTGTGGGTGGCGGCACAGCATGTGTGGGCCGGCACCCTCAGCGTCGGACAGATGGTGGTGTTCGTGAGTTACCTCGCCTCACTCTACGGGCCGCTGAACTCCATCATTCAAACCTATGGTATGATCCATGGGGCGAAGGCGGGCGTGGTGCGCGTGTTCGAAATCCTCGACACCGCGGCGCAGGTGCCGGACGGAACCCGCGAGCTGCCGCGAGCGGTCAGCGGCCGCGGCGCGCAGGTGCGCTTCAGCGGCGTCGAGTTCGCCTATCGGCCCGACCGCACCACGCTGCGGGGCGTCGACTTCAGCGCTGAGCCCGGTCAGGTGATCGCCATCGTCGGCGCCACCGGCGCCGGCAAGAGCACGCTGGTCAGCCTAATCCCGCGCTTCTACGACGTCACCGGCGGTTCCTTGAGCGTCGACGGCGTCGATGTGCGCGAACTGCGGCTGGCTTCGTTGCGCCGCCGCATCAGCATGGTGCTGCAGCCGCCGATGGTGTTCCCGATCAGCATCCGCGAGAACATCGCCTACAGTGCCCCGAGTGCGAGCGATGGCGAGGTCGAGCGGGCGGCGCGGCTGGCGCAAGCCCACGAGTTCATTCAGCGGCTGCCCGAGCGCTACGACACCGTCATCGGCGAAGCCGGGGTGACGCTGTCGGAAGGCGAGCGGCAGCGGCTGACCATTGCCCGGGCGCTACTGCGCAACACCCCGATCCTGATTCTCGACGAGCCGACGTCGTCGGTCGATGCCAGCACCGAAGCTGCGATCATGGAAGGGCTCGAGGCCTTGATGGCGGGCCGGACCACTTTCGTCATCGCCCACCGCCTGAGCACGGTGCGCCGCGCCGATATGATCCTCGTCCTGAGCGATGGTGAGATCATCGAGCGCGGTGGCTTCAACGAGTTGGTGGCGCGGCGCGGCGCCTTTTACACGCTCTACGCCAAGCAGTTCGGCATCAATGAGCCGGCGACGCCGAGCGCCGGCGCCGGTGTGGTGTGA
- a CDS encoding glycosyltransferase family 1 protein, translated as MKIVVTGLIATYPLGGVSWDYIAYVAGFAQLGHEVFYLEDTGNWFYDPRAQTFTAEVDFNVRYLLDAFAYSGVEIGGRWAVRSPDGVYHGAGEAAVARFCRQADLFLNVSGACWLRDSYRGARRTAYLDSDPCYSQAKLMAVERGTASEDVAYSVGLIRAHDCFFSFAENIAHPSCRIPHCGLTWLPTRQPLVLEHWPMSFEPQAQAFTTVMSWKTDVTLPAIDGVTYGGKDVEFAKFLDLPRHTPAVLEVAVAGSAPVAQLRAAGWRLADPREKSGTMAAYREYLAHSRGEWSVAKNAYVASRSGWFSTRSAVYLALGKPVVVQDTGFSAYYPTGAGLFAFDTLEQAVAGLAAVAADYPRHCQAARAIAEQEFAAPRVLGRLLHDAGVI; from the coding sequence ATGAAGATCGTGGTCACCGGCCTGATCGCCACTTACCCGCTCGGCGGAGTGAGCTGGGACTACATCGCCTACGTCGCCGGCTTCGCGCAGCTGGGGCACGAGGTCTTCTACCTCGAAGACACCGGCAACTGGTTCTATGATCCGCGCGCTCAGACCTTCACCGCCGAGGTCGATTTCAACGTCCGCTATCTGCTCGATGCCTTCGCGTACAGCGGCGTGGAGATCGGGGGTCGCTGGGCGGTGCGTAGCCCCGACGGCGTCTATCACGGTGCCGGCGAGGCGGCGGTGGCGCGCTTCTGCCGGCAGGCTGATCTCTTCCTGAACGTCTCCGGGGCGTGCTGGCTGCGCGACTCGTATCGCGGCGCGCGGCGCACGGCTTACCTCGATAGCGACCCGTGTTACAGCCAAGCCAAGCTCATGGCCGTAGAACGCGGCACTGCCAGTGAGGATGTGGCTTACTCCGTCGGTCTGATTCGCGCGCATGATTGCTTCTTCAGCTTCGCCGAGAATATCGCCCACCCGAGCTGCCGGATTCCGCACTGCGGCCTGACCTGGCTGCCGACCCGCCAGCCGCTGGTGCTGGAACACTGGCCGATGAGCTTTGAGCCGCAGGCGCAAGCCTTCACCACCGTGATGTCGTGGAAGACCGACGTCACCCTGCCGGCGATCGACGGGGTCACATACGGCGGCAAGGACGTCGAGTTCGCCAAGTTCCTCGACTTGCCCCGGCACACGCCGGCGGTGCTCGAAGTCGCGGTGGCCGGCAGCGCCCCGGTGGCACAGCTGCGCGCCGCCGGCTGGCGCCTGGCTGATCCGCGCGAGAAGTCGGGCACGATGGCGGCCTATCGCGAGTACTTGGCGCACTCGCGCGGGGAATGGAGCGTGGCCAAGAACGCTTACGTCGCCTCGCGCAGTGGTTGGTTCAGTACCCGCAGTGCGGTGTATTTGGCGCTGGGAAAGCCGGTGGTGGTGCAAGACACCGGCTTCAGCGCCTACTACCCCACGGGTGCGGGCCTGTTCGCCTTCGACACGCTGGAGCAAGCGGTTGCCGGCCTGGCGGCGGTAGCGGCCGACTACCCGCGCCACTGCCAGGCGGCGCGTGCCATCGCTGAGCAGGAGTTCGCGGCCCCACGGGTGCTGGGGCGCCTGCTGCACGATGCCGGTGTGATATGA